The following proteins are encoded in a genomic region of Phycisphaera sp.:
- a CDS encoding ChaN family lipoprotein, whose translation MQRQLLLTLIAATKMFLGGCMHTMIDPVIPHGYRDQVAQTSVKAFDGNTGKEIADYQLDQITTDADAVLFGELHGHPVGLPVAAAIWKDMLSVRDRDETPALLLEFFERDQQLAIDEYLGGMVEEEDFIKKSGRSATNFPEGHQAMFNVTKDAGGVVIAANAPRRYVRLARTEGYDHLRDLSPAQRSTFVLPRGDGPQAYRDRFIDLMGGPDMMHGESGPEDFLRSQLMWDATMADSVATALKAGHEPVALVIGRFHVEFDGATRHYLERMRPGADVLSIVMVDRWSEELAEEDKGRGDIVIYVGPADQDESDGS comes from the coding sequence ATGCAACGACAACTCCTGCTCACCCTGATCGCCGCGACCAAGATGTTTCTTGGTGGTTGCATGCACACGATGATTGATCCGGTCATTCCCCACGGGTACCGCGATCAAGTTGCCCAGACAAGCGTGAAGGCGTTCGATGGCAATACGGGGAAAGAGATCGCTGACTACCAGCTCGACCAGATCACCACCGATGCCGACGCCGTCCTCTTCGGCGAACTCCACGGCCACCCCGTTGGCCTCCCCGTCGCCGCCGCGATCTGGAAGGACATGCTGAGCGTCCGCGACCGCGACGAGACCCCCGCCCTCCTCCTCGAATTCTTCGAGCGCGACCAGCAGCTCGCCATCGACGAATACCTCGGCGGCATGGTCGAAGAGGAAGACTTTATCAAGAAGTCCGGCCGCAGTGCGACGAACTTCCCAGAGGGCCACCAGGCGATGTTCAACGTGACTAAGGACGCCGGCGGCGTGGTCATCGCCGCCAACGCCCCGCGCCGCTACGTCCGCCTCGCGCGCACCGAGGGGTACGACCACCTCCGCGACCTCAGCCCAGCGCAGCGGTCGACGTTCGTGCTGCCGCGGGGCGACGGACCCCAAGCCTACCGCGACCGCTTCATCGATCTCATGGGCGGCCCCGACATGATGCACGGCGAGTCGGGCCCAGAAGACTTCCTCCGCTCGCAACTCATGTGGGACGCCACTATGGCCGACAGCGTGGCGACCGCGCTCAAGGCTGGCCACGAGCCCGTCGCCCTGGTCATCGGCCGCTTCCACGTCGAGTTCGACGGCGCCACGCGCCACTACCTGGAGCGCATGCGCCCCGGCGCCGACGTGCTGAGCATCGTGATGGTCGATCGCTGGAGCGAAGAATTGGCCGAAGAGGACAAAGGGCGGGGCGATATCGTGATCTACGTCGGGCCGGCCGATCAGGATGAGAGCGATGGCTCGTAG
- a CDS encoding DNA-directed RNA polymerase subunit omega, with protein sequence MIEALKSNEIANKVGGRFKLTVLIQRRLVELLDGSRPLVDRKGRSDLEVVIDEIMQDKITLEFVEPVTADELPPAPTRSREALL encoded by the coding sequence ATGATCGAAGCCCTCAAGAGCAACGAGATCGCCAACAAGGTCGGCGGCCGCTTCAAGCTGACCGTGCTGATCCAGCGCCGCCTGGTCGAGCTGCTGGACGGCTCGCGGCCGCTGGTCGACCGCAAGGGCCGCAGCGACCTCGAGGTGGTGATCGACGAGATCATGCAGGACAAGATCACGCTCGAGTTCGTCGAGCCGGTGACGGCCGACGAGCTGCCGCCCGCGCCCACGCGGTCGCGCGAAGCGCTGCTCTAA
- a CDS encoding DUF3553 domain-containing protein — MQSSVAEVKKGDRVRLSTRPEWGHGEVLSVISTIIDSEPTRKVRIRFARAGVREVIDSPALAPTEGGPVNLQPAALIASMIAMPEHLLDALRPLPDRFRDTGAMFRFHGGGGSLIDWAATQTGLVDPLSELPRHEIENAFVQFRRALEDHLRNLGRTMKHENEAEFRRIALQMPNDAQDVLRGRNVRR; from the coding sequence GTGCAAAGCAGCGTGGCCGAAGTGAAGAAGGGCGACCGCGTCCGCCTGTCGACGCGTCCCGAGTGGGGGCACGGCGAGGTGCTGAGCGTGATCTCCACGATCATCGATAGCGAGCCGACCCGCAAGGTCCGCATCCGCTTCGCCCGAGCGGGCGTGCGGGAAGTGATCGATTCGCCCGCACTCGCACCCACCGAGGGCGGCCCGGTCAACCTCCAGCCCGCCGCCCTGATCGCCAGCATGATCGCCATGCCCGAGCACCTGCTTGACGCCCTGCGGCCCTTGCCCGACCGATTCCGTGATACAGGGGCCATGTTCCGCTTCCACGGGGGCGGCGGCTCGCTCATCGATTGGGCCGCGACGCAGACGGGGCTGGTCGATCCGTTATCGGAGCTTCCCCGCCACGAGATCGAGAACGCCTTCGTCCAGTTCCGGCGGGCCCTGGAAGACCACCTTCGAAATCTTGGCCGCACGATGAAGCACGAGAACGAGGCCGAGTTCCGCCGGATCGCGTTGCAGATGCCCAACGACGCCCAGGACGTGTTGCGCGGACGCAACGTCCGGCGTTGA
- a CDS encoding protein-glutamate O-methyltransferase CheR — MSSTKATPVLSDADFDALARIVHDRASVRLDPEQREGLQCRLVGRLRELDLDTFAQYAKFLSMGPYQHDEFQELLTRLDPSEPAFFDHQAQMEVFQHTVLPELIEARKDTKHLRLWSAGCGNGAEPYTLAMIVHNTLGVRVGDWHIEILGTDLSERRLAIANSGTYDTAALQATPDHLKRRYFKQNASNWVLSDDILQLVGLEPHNLTDRFGARQYGTWDAIFCRDTLSRFDDDTRRQVLGTFHDQLAGDGTLFVGPNEIIQPGQPPFVARAECDGAGYSKG; from the coding sequence ATGTCCAGCACCAAGGCCACGCCCGTCCTGAGCGACGCCGACTTCGACGCCCTCGCCAGGATCGTCCACGACCGCGCGAGCGTCCGACTCGACCCCGAGCAACGCGAGGGGTTGCAATGCCGCCTGGTGGGCCGCCTGCGAGAGCTGGACCTCGACACGTTCGCCCAGTACGCCAAGTTCCTCTCGATGGGGCCCTACCAGCACGACGAGTTCCAGGAACTCCTCACACGGCTCGACCCGAGCGAACCGGCCTTCTTCGACCACCAGGCCCAGATGGAGGTCTTCCAGCACACTGTGCTGCCCGAGCTGATCGAGGCCCGCAAGGACACCAAGCACCTGCGCCTCTGGTCGGCTGGGTGTGGCAACGGCGCGGAGCCCTACACGCTGGCCATGATCGTCCACAACACCCTGGGCGTGCGCGTTGGGGATTGGCATATCGAGATTCTGGGCACCGACCTCTCCGAGCGGCGCTTGGCCATCGCCAACAGCGGCACCTACGACACCGCCGCACTGCAAGCCACGCCCGACCACCTCAAGCGACGCTACTTCAAGCAGAACGCTAGCAACTGGGTGCTCAGCGACGACATCCTGCAACTCGTCGGCCTCGAGCCCCACAACCTGACCGACCGCTTCGGCGCGAGGCAGTACGGCACGTGGGACGCCATCTTCTGCCGCGACACACTGTCGCGCTTCGATGACGACACCCGGCGGCAGGTGCTGGGCACCTTCCACGACCAGCTCGCCGGCGATGGCACCTTGTTCGTCGGCCCGAACGAGATCATCCAGCCGGGCCAGCCGCCGTTCGTCGCGCGAGCCGAGTGTGATGGTGCGGGGTATAGCAAGGGCTGA
- a CDS encoding ABC transporter permease codes for MLSQLFTIARNTFVESVRQPILLLLVLISGLLQIFNTWTAAFSMGRSSSAEVYGDNKLLLDVGLATIFGAGVLMAAFLATAVISSEIDRKTMLTVVSKPIARGWVVLGKYLGVAGAITGAVIIMLAFLLLAIRHGVLSTAGDHLDMPVILFGFGAVIGSLLLAAAGNFMYGWSFNQTAVTAMLPLVLLAYLGVLLVSKKWEIQPITTDLPFKIITACSAMVLAILVLASVATAASTRLGQVMTIVVCAGVFLGGLLSNYFLGRQAFSNDIVGVVAQAQPAETGSDDPSSRGAIMEVTLKEPPRIEVDPGDPFYYGPNPNGMALVTGNFEPFEGDHTDTPTLFEAGTPTGLVILDADGKRLTVQNIGRNPLGLFRAPEREDYVFTTPTHVEPLAATLWAVVPNMHYYWLLDAVTQNRDVPTSHLLKIAGYAVLQIGAFLSLAIALFQRRDVG; via the coding sequence ATGCTCAGCCAGCTCTTCACCATCGCCCGCAACACCTTCGTCGAGAGCGTGCGTCAGCCCATCCTCCTGCTGCTGGTGCTCATCAGCGGGCTCCTCCAGATCTTCAACACCTGGACGGCCGCCTTCAGCATGGGTCGAAGCAGTTCGGCCGAGGTCTACGGCGACAATAAACTCTTGCTGGACGTGGGCTTAGCGACCATCTTCGGGGCCGGCGTCCTCATGGCGGCGTTCCTTGCCACCGCCGTCATCTCGAGCGAGATCGACCGCAAGACCATGCTCACCGTGGTCAGCAAGCCCATCGCCCGCGGGTGGGTCGTCCTGGGCAAGTACCTGGGCGTCGCCGGTGCCATCACCGGCGCTGTCATCATCATGCTGGCCTTCCTGCTGCTGGCCATCCGCCACGGCGTGCTCTCGACCGCCGGCGACCACCTCGACATGCCGGTCATCCTCTTCGGGTTCGGGGCGGTCATCGGGTCGCTGCTGCTGGCCGCAGCGGGCAACTTCATGTACGGCTGGTCGTTCAACCAGACCGCCGTCACCGCCATGCTGCCCTTGGTGCTGCTGGCCTATCTCGGCGTGCTGTTGGTCTCCAAGAAGTGGGAGATCCAGCCCATCACCACCGACCTCCCCTTCAAGATCATCACGGCGTGCTCGGCCATGGTGCTGGCCATCCTCGTGCTGGCCTCGGTAGCGACGGCGGCCTCCACACGGTTGGGCCAGGTCATGACCATCGTGGTCTGCGCCGGCGTATTCCTGGGCGGCCTGCTCTCGAACTACTTCCTGGGCCGCCAGGCCTTCAGCAATGACATCGTCGGCGTGGTCGCGCAGGCCCAGCCCGCCGAAACCGGCAGCGACGACCCCTCGAGCAGGGGGGCCATCATGGAGGTCACGCTCAAGGAGCCGCCCCGCATCGAAGTCGATCCGGGCGACCCCTTCTATTACGGCCCCAACCCCAACGGCATGGCCCTGGTCACCGGCAATTTCGAGCCCTTCGAGGGCGACCATACCGACACACCCACCCTGTTCGAGGCCGGCACGCCCACCGGCCTCGTGATTCTGGACGCCGACGGTAAACGGCTCACGGTGCAAAATATCGGACGTAACCCCCTCGGCCTCTTTCGTGCTCCAGAACGCGAAGACTACGTCTTTACGACACCGACCCACGTCGAACCGCTCGCGGCCACCCTGTGGGCCGTGGTGCCAAACATGCATTACTACTGGCTGCTCGACGCCGTCACGCAGAACAGGGACGTGCCAACCTCGCACCTACTCAAGATCGCCGGTTACGCCGTCTTGCAGATCGGCGCGTTCCTGTCGCTCGCGATCGCGCTGTTCCAACGCCGGGATGTAGGGTAA
- a CDS encoding SPFH domain-containing protein — protein MSGDFNTYKRAASHSILGLVFQGVFGVGLLVYGIVGREPTAITGAIFALIGLLPWIVLLILFDQHRRERIEAMEAEAFAATDAATSSVFDEAEGGLRVAGRRLKLVRTIAIPAIGLVFGAALILAGALRVLPGRELADPDNFVAPPHELVGLTIGLAVAVIGFMFSRYTAGMAKRPAWQALQGGATIAAGTALFGLLIGVGHVVDQLGTNDVIRAMLYVSPVLLVVFGAEAILNFLLELYRPRKPDEGFRPPFASRLLGPVAAPEMVAESVSGAIDYQFGYEVSRSWMYRLLTRRAWVLVLFAGLLVWFMSAFVVVRPDQKGIHTRFGRVVQANVQPGLRPKLPWPIDRIEVPGFYERDDNRQPRLTGYSTSTVREILGASAKRAIDVNAYLWTNLQAENESTMLVQPSRGEVEAGSEVEFGRDLSMLRVEVPVRYTIDDVEAWDLFTQDGAHLDMLDRLTQKVVMRYLVRTRVDELLGAKRAEMAGEIRERLEREFIAANPKQNGEPVVRILSVGVAGVSPPAAVALQFGQVVEQEQKYQAQLNAAQAEAIRSLTEVVGSVELADEIVAEIDALGRLQAQRDAELDEQLEDSIIEQELKIDGLLADAGGQAASLIADAQAQRWERHMGQWGEAQLAMGQATADRANRPYFRAQLYLERFFSALDGKRVMIVPGGGIVSIEFDGTHDRQSGAVLQDDFSPSSGDN, from the coding sequence ATGTCGGGTGATTTCAATACCTACAAGCGTGCGGCCAGCCACAGCATCCTGGGGCTGGTGTTCCAGGGCGTGTTCGGCGTGGGGCTGCTGGTGTACGGCATCGTGGGCCGCGAGCCCACGGCGATCACCGGGGCGATCTTCGCGCTGATCGGCCTCTTGCCCTGGATCGTGCTGCTGATCTTGTTCGACCAGCACCGCCGCGAACGCATCGAGGCGATGGAAGCCGAGGCGTTCGCCGCCACCGACGCGGCGACGTCGTCCGTGTTCGACGAGGCCGAGGGCGGGCTGCGCGTCGCCGGCCGGCGGCTGAAGCTGGTCCGGACGATCGCCATCCCCGCGATCGGGCTGGTGTTCGGCGCGGCGCTCATCCTGGCTGGTGCCCTGCGCGTCCTGCCGGGCAGGGAGCTGGCCGATCCTGATAATTTTGTCGCCCCGCCGCATGAGCTGGTCGGCTTGACCATCGGCCTCGCGGTCGCGGTCATCGGCTTCATGTTCAGCCGGTACACGGCTGGCATGGCCAAACGCCCGGCGTGGCAGGCGCTGCAAGGCGGCGCGACAATCGCGGCGGGCACGGCCCTGTTCGGCTTGCTGATCGGCGTGGGCCACGTGGTCGACCAGCTCGGCACCAACGACGTGATCCGGGCGATGCTCTACGTCTCGCCCGTCCTGCTCGTGGTGTTCGGGGCCGAGGCGATCCTAAACTTCCTGCTCGAGCTGTATCGCCCGCGGAAGCCCGACGAGGGGTTCCGCCCGCCGTTTGCCTCTCGGCTGCTGGGCCCGGTTGCCGCGCCCGAGATGGTGGCCGAGTCGGTCAGCGGGGCGATCGATTACCAGTTTGGCTACGAGGTGTCTCGGAGTTGGATGTACCGGCTGCTCACGCGGCGCGCGTGGGTGCTGGTGCTGTTCGCGGGCCTGCTGGTCTGGTTTATGTCGGCGTTCGTGGTGGTGCGACCCGATCAGAAGGGCATCCACACGCGCTTCGGGCGTGTCGTCCAGGCCAATGTGCAACCCGGGCTTCGACCGAAGCTGCCCTGGCCGATCGATCGCATCGAGGTTCCCGGGTTCTACGAGCGCGACGATAATCGCCAGCCAAGGCTGACGGGGTACTCCACGAGCACGGTGCGCGAGATCCTTGGTGCCAGCGCAAAGCGGGCGATCGACGTGAACGCGTACCTGTGGACCAACCTGCAGGCCGAGAACGAGTCGACGATGCTCGTGCAGCCCTCGCGCGGTGAGGTCGAGGCTGGTTCGGAGGTCGAGTTTGGCCGAGACTTGAGCATGCTGCGCGTCGAGGTTCCGGTGCGGTACACCATCGACGACGTCGAGGCGTGGGACCTGTTTACTCAGGACGGCGCGCACCTGGACATGCTCGACCGCCTGACGCAGAAGGTCGTGATGCGATACCTCGTTCGCACACGCGTGGACGAGCTGCTGGGGGCCAAGCGTGCGGAGATGGCCGGCGAGATCCGCGAGCGGCTCGAGCGCGAGTTCATCGCGGCCAACCCCAAGCAGAACGGCGAGCCGGTGGTTCGTATCCTGTCGGTGGGCGTGGCGGGCGTATCGCCGCCGGCGGCGGTGGCGTTGCAGTTCGGCCAGGTGGTCGAGCAGGAGCAGAAGTACCAGGCGCAGCTCAACGCGGCCCAGGCCGAGGCGATCCGCTCGCTGACCGAGGTCGTGGGTTCGGTCGAGCTGGCCGACGAGATCGTCGCCGAGATCGACGCCCTGGGTCGGTTGCAGGCCCAGCGCGACGCCGAACTCGACGAGCAGCTCGAAGACAGCATCATCGAGCAGGAACTGAAGATCGACGGCTTGCTGGCCGACGCGGGCGGGCAGGCGGCCTCGCTGATCGCCGATGCCCAGGCGCAGCGTTGGGAGCGGCACATGGGCCAGTGGGGCGAGGCACAGCTGGCCATGGGCCAGGCCACGGCCGACCGGGCCAACCGCCCCTACTTCCGGGCGCAGCTCTATCTCGAACGCTTCTTCAGCGCGCTCGATGGGAAGCGCGTGATGATCGTGCCAGGCGGCGGCATCGTGTCCATTGAATTCGACGGCACGCACGACCGGCAGTCGGGCGCTGTCTTGCAGGACGATTTCTCTCCGTCTTCGGGCGACAACTGA
- a CDS encoding SPFH domain-containing protein: MAKTKLFITFGVAILFVGVLVVYAMTFTVRFTEAAVVTRFGEVKQEIVEPGLRGKLFYPIESVTKYETTNRLSQARIETYQTRDDRQLIVGAFAIWRVKPEEVGTFYRRFSNSGPRAADHYKSAATLVEDSLRSAMSELSAYSMSDLFTPDEGASKLEELEGRVLAQMKDTLEGQGERAFGIEVVQAGIARTSLPQTTTEAALERMRQDRARIVTGLQQSGQSEAGAIRSKARSDASKILEFAEARAQQIRARGDVEAARYLKQMTEVPGLAIYLKNLELLEEAMFSRATLLFSTDTPGLSLLDPSLFQTYEPGDIPGTDVFLGEDADGDAAREGRGDE; the protein is encoded by the coding sequence ATGGCCAAGACCAAGCTCTTCATAACGTTCGGCGTGGCGATCCTCTTCGTGGGCGTCCTGGTGGTGTACGCGATGACGTTCACCGTTCGATTCACCGAGGCGGCGGTCGTGACACGCTTTGGCGAGGTCAAGCAGGAGATCGTCGAGCCGGGCTTGCGAGGCAAGCTGTTCTATCCCATCGAGAGCGTGACCAAGTACGAAACGACGAACCGTTTGTCTCAGGCGCGCATCGAGACCTACCAGACCCGCGACGATCGGCAGCTGATCGTCGGCGCGTTCGCCATCTGGCGTGTGAAGCCCGAAGAGGTCGGGACGTTCTACCGCAGGTTCAGCAATTCTGGTCCGCGGGCGGCCGACCATTACAAATCCGCCGCCACGCTTGTCGAGGACTCGCTCCGAAGCGCCATGTCCGAACTCAGCGCGTACTCCATGAGCGACCTGTTCACGCCCGACGAGGGGGCCTCGAAGCTCGAAGAGCTCGAAGGACGCGTGCTGGCGCAGATGAAGGACACCCTGGAGGGACAGGGCGAGCGGGCGTTCGGCATCGAGGTCGTGCAGGCGGGCATCGCTCGCACGAGCCTGCCCCAGACCACGACCGAGGCCGCGCTGGAACGCATGCGTCAGGACCGCGCCCGGATCGTGACGGGCCTGCAGCAGAGCGGCCAGAGCGAGGCGGGCGCGATCCGCTCGAAGGCCCGGAGCGATGCGAGCAAGATCCTGGAGTTTGCCGAAGCTCGGGCCCAGCAGATCCGTGCTCGTGGCGACGTGGAGGCGGCGCGCTACCTCAAGCAGATGACCGAGGTGCCCGGGCTGGCCATCTACCTGAAGAATCTCGAGTTGCTCGAAGAAGCGATGTTCAGCCGTGCGACGCTGCTGTTCTCGACCGACACGCCCGGCCTGAGCCTGCTGGACCCCTCGCTCTTCCAGACGTACGAGCCCGGCGACATCCCCGGCACGGACGTGTTTCTTGGCGAGGACGCGGACGGCGACGCAGCGCGGGAGGGTCGAGGCGATGAGTGA
- a CDS encoding SPFH domain-containing protein, with the protein MSDPTDKGPGNPTPEGGKPGDGDSLEAMLPALGEDRSSAAPTREASVRLRTDSDTGEQAINDMHAANESLAAAFRTMYRILQVAIVGLVVIYFASGFRTVDAGEAGIQVLFGRPSAEISQSGITWGPPYPLSQLVRVQTGQQTVQLEAEFWFRISDRDRGRSLEELARSPQRSLDPQRDGALITSDQNLVHTQWTVVYRRADPREFASNITPADEEQIVRTAVARGVIRAVSTTAIDDLLRETGGAGGVAGRAQSIAQETLEAIDAGIVVQQMSMRARTPPLSVWSAFTEVQTAESQSQTRRVQAESFASNELNRVAGAAAPAILEQINLYEAAVELGEPEEQQVILDRIHKLMAGEPVEIDGEVRSFAVSGEVSQILNNAEQLRVKSALSAQLILASYQAKLPLFRENPELVLQSDWSRMMTGFLSRDIVEVIMLPRGPINLLVNPDPDVRRLIDEIAQERLNVDAVERRRRRQQEAQFQTDTDLREFGG; encoded by the coding sequence ATGAGTGATCCGACCGACAAGGGGCCGGGCAACCCAACGCCCGAGGGTGGCAAGCCGGGCGATGGCGACTCGCTCGAAGCGATGCTGCCCGCGCTGGGTGAGGACCGATCGAGCGCCGCACCGACGCGAGAGGCCTCGGTGCGTCTGCGCACCGATTCCGATACCGGTGAGCAGGCCATCAACGACATGCACGCGGCCAACGAGTCGCTGGCGGCCGCGTTCCGCACGATGTACCGCATCTTGCAGGTCGCCATCGTGGGGCTCGTGGTCATCTATTTCGCCAGCGGCTTCCGCACCGTGGACGCGGGCGAGGCCGGCATCCAGGTGCTGTTCGGGCGCCCCTCGGCCGAGATCTCCCAGTCGGGCATCACGTGGGGGCCGCCCTATCCGCTGAGCCAGCTCGTGCGGGTGCAGACCGGCCAGCAGACGGTGCAGCTCGAGGCCGAGTTCTGGTTCCGTATAAGCGATCGTGACCGCGGCCGCTCGCTGGAAGAGCTGGCACGTTCGCCGCAGCGATCGCTCGACCCGCAGCGTGACGGCGCGCTGATCACGAGCGACCAGAACCTCGTCCACACGCAGTGGACGGTGGTTTACCGGCGTGCCGACCCGCGGGAGTTTGCCAGCAACATCACCCCGGCGGACGAGGAGCAGATCGTGCGGACCGCGGTCGCGCGGGGCGTGATTCGTGCGGTGTCGACGACGGCGATCGATGACTTGCTGCGGGAGACCGGTGGTGCGGGCGGCGTGGCCGGCCGGGCCCAGAGCATCGCCCAAGAGACCCTTGAGGCCATCGACGCGGGCATCGTGGTCCAGCAGATGTCGATGCGGGCACGCACGCCGCCGCTGAGCGTGTGGAGCGCGTTCACCGAGGTGCAGACCGCCGAGAGCCAGTCGCAGACGCGGCGCGTCCAGGCCGAGAGCTTCGCGTCCAACGAGCTCAACCGCGTGGCGGGTGCGGCGGCCCCGGCCATCCTTGAGCAGATCAACCTGTACGAAGCTGCCGTGGAACTCGGTGAGCCCGAAGAGCAGCAGGTGATCCTGGATCGGATCCACAAGCTCATGGCCGGCGAGCCGGTCGAGATTGACGGCGAGGTGCGTTCGTTCGCGGTCTCGGGAGAGGTCTCGCAGATCCTCAACAACGCCGAGCAGTTGAGGGTGAAGTCGGCCCTGTCGGCCCAGCTGATCCTCGCGTCGTATCAGGCGAAGCTGCCGTTGTTCCGCGAGAATCCCGAACTGGTGCTGCAGAGCGACTGGTCGCGGATGATGACGGGGTTCCTGTCGCGGGACATCGTGGAAGTGATCATGCTGCCGCGCGGCCCGATCAACCTGCTGGTGAACCCCGACCCCGACGTCCGTCGGCTGATCGACGAGATCGCGCAGGAGCGGCTGAACGTGGACGCGGTCGAGCGCCGCCGCCGCCGCCAGCAAGAGGCACAGTTCCAGACCGATACCGACCTGCGTGAGTTCGGCGGCTGA
- a CDS encoding ABC transporter ATP-binding protein translates to MTQTATKTESGMTTGGSESARPVVAVQGLTKNFRDFWMRSRARAVTDVTFEIRPHEIFGLLGPNGSGKSTTIKVLLGLLKPTKGRVAVFGKSPSDVRIKKRIGYLPEESYLYPFLNARETLDYYGRLFGLDHSTRQKRIDELLDMVGLKAAQFRQVREYSKGMQRRIGLAQALINDPDLLILDEPTTGLDPIGTRQVKDLIVEMGRRGKTVLLSSHLLADVEDVVDRMVVLYGGRIRQEGTRDELLQATDRTTIETDTLDEQTLAEIDEVIRRRSGGAKAVQRVSHPRQKLEELFLKIVEDAQAERLETAGATHGGMTADFLRSQTEAEKPAEGEALISDLVREEPEPQAETAPEAAAEPEAVDDAVVEDLLEDEPKPKAAEVDPAVDLGMIGSLMDDPDGDDPDADDSPEKRGGAR, encoded by the coding sequence ATGACGCAAACGGCAACCAAGACGGAGAGCGGGATGACGACTGGCGGGAGCGAGTCGGCCCGCCCGGTCGTCGCCGTTCAGGGTCTGACCAAGAACTTCCGAGACTTCTGGATGCGTTCGCGCGCCCGAGCGGTCACCGACGTGACCTTCGAGATCAGGCCGCACGAGATTTTCGGATTGCTCGGGCCCAACGGCTCGGGCAAGAGCACAACTATCAAGGTGCTGCTCGGTTTGCTCAAGCCGACCAAGGGCCGCGTGGCGGTATTCGGCAAGTCTCCCAGCGATGTGCGGATCAAGAAACGCATCGGGTACCTGCCCGAAGAGAGCTACTTGTACCCGTTCTTGAACGCGCGTGAGACGCTGGACTATTACGGGCGGCTCTTCGGGCTCGACCACAGCACCCGCCAGAAGCGCATCGACGAGTTGCTCGACATGGTGGGGCTCAAGGCGGCACAGTTCCGGCAGGTGCGCGAGTATTCCAAGGGCATGCAACGCCGAATCGGGTTGGCGCAGGCGCTCATCAACGATCCCGATTTGCTCATCCTCGACGAGCCGACGACCGGGCTCGATCCCATCGGCACGCGGCAGGTGAAGGACCTGATCGTCGAGATGGGCCGCCGCGGCAAGACCGTGCTGCTCTCGAGCCACCTGCTTGCCGATGTTGAAGACGTAGTCGACCGCATGGTCGTGCTCTACGGCGGACGCATCCGCCAGGAGGGCACACGCGACGAGTTGCTCCAGGCCACCGACCGGACCACGATCGAAACCGACACGCTCGACGAGCAGACCTTGGCCGAGATCGATGAGGTCATCCGGCGTCGCAGCGGTGGAGCGAAGGCCGTCCAGCGGGTGTCCCATCCGCGTCAGAAGCTGGAAGAACTGTTCCTCAAGATCGTTGAGGATGCCCAGGCCGAGCGTCTGGAGACAGCCGGGGCTACGCACGGTGGCATGACGGCGGACTTCCTGCGGTCGCAGACGGAAGCCGAGAAGCCAGCCGAGGGCGAAGCGCTCATCAGCGACCTTGTTCGCGAGGAGCCCGAGCCGCAAGCGGAAACTGCGCCCGAAGCCGCGGCCGAGCCCGAGGCCGTCGACGATGCCGTGGTCGAGGACCTGCTCGAAGACGAGCCCAAGCCCAAGGCGGCCGAGGTTGACCCGGCCGTTGACCTTGGCATGATCGGCTCGCTCATGGACGACCCCGATGGTGACGATCCCGATGCGGACGATTCGCCCGAGAAGCGGGGCGGCGCGCGATGA